The Streptomyces sp. 11x1 genomic sequence GCGTGGCTCGCGCCGTGGACGATCCGTAGTCAGTCTCCCCTCAGGCCTGGTGGAAGCGCCACCATGTCCCGGTAACGGGCTGGGAGTGTTTTCGACCACACCTCATTCATCCCCCGCCGTGTGCGCCCTTCACTCCCTGGTGAGCGCCTTGTCTCCCTCGAACATGGCGGCGACCTCCACACAATGCCCCGTTAGTGTGGTGGACCTGCCCGTCCGGTGACCTTTCCGTGACCCGACGGATCTTGACCGCCGTGCCGGAGGGCAGATAACGCACCTTGGAGGTTCCTGCCGTGCCGTCCGTTTCTTCCCTGTCCCTCCTCCTGGCCGCCGCCGCGCCGTCGCCGTCCCCCTCGGAGACGGCGACGACACCGGCCGTGCCGTCGCTGGAGGACGCACAGGAGAGCGCGACCAACGCCGCCAGCTGGGTGGAGGAGAACTGGTCCACATGGCTGGCCATCGGTCTCCGTGTCCTGCTGATCGTGGTGATAGCGGCGGTGCTGAGAGTGGTGGTCCGGCGGGCCATCACCAAGCTCATAGACCGGATGAACCGCTCCGTGCCGGGCGTCGAGGGGGGCACCCTCGGCGGTCTGCTGGTCAACGTCGAGCGCCGCCGCCAGCGCTCCCAGGCCATCGGCTCGGTGCTGCGCTCGGTCGCGTCGTTCCTGATCCTGGGCACGGCCGCCCTGATGGTCCTCGCCACCTTCGAGATCAACCTGGCCCCGCTGCTGGCCTCCGCCGGTGTCGCGGGCGTCGCCATCGGTTTCGGCGCCCGGAACCTGGTCACGGACTTCCTCTCCGGTGTCTTCATGATCCTGGAGGACCAGTACGGCGTCGGCGACACCGTCGACGCGGGCGTCGCTTCCGGCGAGGTCATCGAGGTCGGCCTGCGCGTCACCAAGCTGCGCGGCGACAACGGCGAGATCTGGTACGTCCGCAACGGCGAGGTCAAGCGCATCGGCAACCTGTCGCAGGGCTGGGCCACGGCCGGCGTCGACGTCACCGTCCGCTACGACGAGGACCTCGACAAGGTCCGCCGCACCCTCGCCGAGGTCGGCGAGGCGATGAGCAAGGAGGAGCCCTGGAACGAGCTCCTGTGGGGCCCCATCGAGGTCCTCGGCCTCGACGACGTGCTCCTGGACTCGATGGTCGTCCGCGTCTCCGCCAAGACCATGCCGGGCAAGGCCCTCACGGTCGAGCGGGAGCTGCGCTGGCGCATCAA encodes the following:
- a CDS encoding mechanosensitive ion channel family protein, whose product is MPSVSSLSLLLAAAAPSPSPSETATTPAVPSLEDAQESATNAASWVEENWSTWLAIGLRVLLIVVIAAVLRVVVRRAITKLIDRMNRSVPGVEGGTLGGLLVNVERRRQRSQAIGSVLRSVASFLILGTAALMVLATFEINLAPLLASAGVAGVAIGFGARNLVTDFLSGVFMILEDQYGVGDTVDAGVASGEVIEVGLRVTKLRGDNGEIWYVRNGEVKRIGNLSQGWATAGVDVTVRYDEDLDKVRRTLAEVGEAMSKEEPWNELLWGPIEVLGLDDVLLDSMVVRVSAKTMPGKALTVERELRWRIKKAFDAADIRIVGGGPAPAADEDADPTAGVSAPSVYANTTSPQSERATPIAPSAVPK